One segment of Sphingomonas qomolangmaensis DNA contains the following:
- the def gene encoding peptide deformylase produces MAILPIIEIPDPRLKLVSEPVADIDDGVRKLVADMFETMYDAPGIGLAAIQVAVPSRVLVIDLQEEDEEGKSVRNPLAFINPEILEVSDELRVYNEGCLSIPDQYGEVERPARCRVRWLDPEGATHEEELDGLLATCLQHEMDHLNGVLFIDHMSRLKRDMVLRKLAKARKAAA; encoded by the coding sequence ATGGCCATTCTCCCGATCATCGAAATTCCCGACCCGCGCTTGAAGCTGGTATCCGAACCCGTCGCCGACATCGACGACGGGGTGCGCAAGCTGGTCGCCGACATGTTCGAGACGATGTACGACGCCCCCGGAATCGGCCTCGCGGCGATCCAGGTCGCGGTGCCGAGCCGCGTGCTGGTGATCGACCTTCAGGAGGAGGACGAAGAGGGCAAGTCGGTGCGCAACCCGCTGGCGTTCATCAATCCCGAAATCCTCGAAGTCTCCGACGAGCTGCGCGTCTACAACGAAGGCTGCCTCTCGATCCCCGACCAATATGGCGAGGTCGAACGCCCCGCGCGCTGCCGCGTCCGCTGGCTCGACCCCGAAGGCGCGACCCACGAGGAGGAACTCGACGGCCTGCTCGCCACCTGCCTCCAGCACGAGATGGACCATCTCAACGGCGTGCTGTTCATCGATCACATGTCGCGGCTCAAACGCGACATGGTGCTCCGCAAACTGGCCAAGGCGCGCAAGGCGGCGGCTTGA
- the recR gene encoding recombination mediator RecR → MASPEIDALTQALARLPGLGPRSARRAVLHLLKRRETALAPLLAALDAVNERLVTCSTCGNVDTNDPCGVCSDPRRDGRALCVVEEVADLWALDRSRLFPGRFHVLGGKLSALEGIRPEDLAIDALVRRIEAGGIDEVVLAMNATLEGQTTAHYLAERIERFPVRITQLAHGLPVGGELDYLDEGTLAQALRARRPVA, encoded by the coding sequence ATGGCATCTCCCGAAATCGACGCGCTCACCCAGGCGCTGGCGCGGCTTCCTGGCCTCGGACCGCGTTCGGCGCGGCGCGCGGTGCTGCATCTGCTCAAGCGCCGTGAAACCGCACTGGCGCCGCTGCTCGCCGCGCTCGACGCGGTCAACGAGCGGCTCGTCACCTGCTCGACCTGCGGCAATGTCGACACCAACGATCCGTGCGGCGTCTGTTCCGATCCGCGCCGCGACGGGCGCGCGCTGTGCGTGGTCGAGGAGGTCGCCGATCTCTGGGCGCTCGACCGCTCGCGGTTGTTCCCCGGCCGCTTCCACGTCCTCGGCGGCAAGCTTTCGGCGCTCGAAGGCATCCGTCCCGAGGACCTCGCGATCGATGCGCTGGTCCGCCGGATCGAGGCGGGGGGGATCGACGAGGTCGTGCTCGCGATGAACGCCACGCTCGAGGGGCAGACCACCGCGCATTATCTCGCCGAGCGGATCGAGCGCTTTCCGGTACGCATCACCCAGCTCGCGCATGGGCTGCCCGTGGGCGGCGAGCTCGATTATCTCGACGAGGGCACGCTGGCGCAGGCGTTGCGCGCACGCCGACCGGTCGCGTGA